A stretch of the Pseudanabaena yagii GIHE-NHR1 genome encodes the following:
- the cas3 gene encoding type I-D CRISPR-associated helicase Cas3': AMTGDGKSLAAYLSAMTGKNYTLAMYPTNELARDQEKQVQSYKTKFNPRYDPQIYRLNATTLEDFIETNNLPSKQSGLLNRVDNSEILLTNPDIFHYIHDFRYLRRNAQGKGDNPDKVFKRIDDNYKLFVFDEFHIFSSPQIASILNSILLMQHTGGKRKFLFLSATPSEMLQEFLTKSGMKYVWINPLSHGAYCYDSPNNSGLWRQINQSINLTFPCNLEPSLRSSYEWILENAESIILQFFLDHPQSKGAIILNSIAAVKKLTVALKPLFKRHGLEVRENTGLTGESEKASSVEEADLLIGTSTIDVGVDFKINFLIFEAADGGNFVQRLGRLGRHEGFSAYQAYALLPHFILSRLFELESKPLTDGETYERPTFNDAIRQAYPFINEFTEYPKRWGGIQSAFVFSELKRMSQTYPEAADGFGKDIQNALGIKLKQQYGHIGELKNDGRSKVIDEARSFRGSSQLDCAIYDLTNPNEPDCDRFKTYNLQGILSNFTFEWMEEDEFIQRAKMANAMRSRFKDVLCYLKLTGYRDVREDWKFYINEDIGDIARLAKVQVLKGLEILHPEVDGINQICRSLRGRGLVCYISDYDRATLRAKLGLPIHFQAYGLADKYSFSDRGSPPYTIAFGKSSLILETLVRFWKSKEDLGWIF, encoded by the coding sequence TGCCATGACTGGTGATGGTAAGAGCTTAGCGGCTTATTTATCCGCTATGACTGGTAAAAATTACACACTTGCAATGTATCCAACTAATGAGCTTGCGAGAGATCAAGAAAAGCAGGTTCAGTCCTATAAAACTAAGTTTAATCCTAGATATGATCCACAGATTTATCGATTAAATGCGACTACTTTGGAAGATTTTATTGAGACAAATAATTTACCTTCTAAACAGTCAGGTTTGCTAAATCGGGTTGATAACTCAGAGATTTTGCTAACAAATCCAGATATTTTTCATTACATCCATGACTTTCGTTATTTAAGGCGGAATGCCCAAGGGAAAGGGGATAATCCAGATAAAGTATTCAAAAGAATTGACGACAACTACAAACTTTTTGTATTTGATGAATTTCACATTTTCTCATCACCTCAAATTGCAAGTATCTTAAATTCAATACTTTTAATGCAACATACAGGAGGAAAACGTAAGTTTTTATTTCTCTCTGCTACGCCTAGCGAAATGCTACAGGAGTTTCTGACTAAATCAGGAATGAAATATGTTTGGATAAATCCCTTGAGTCATGGGGCTTATTGTTATGATAGTCCAAATAATTCAGGGCTATGGAGACAGATTAACCAGTCTATTAATCTCACTTTCCCGTGTAACTTAGAGCCAAGCTTACGATCAAGCTATGAATGGATTTTGGAAAATGCAGAAAGTATAATATTGCAGTTTTTTCTGGATCATCCTCAAAGTAAAGGGGCAATCATCCTTAATTCGATCGCCGCAGTTAAGAAGCTAACTGTTGCTTTAAAACCACTGTTTAAGAGGCATGGGCTAGAAGTTAGAGAAAATACGGGTCTAACAGGAGAATCCGAAAAAGCTTCATCGGTTGAAGAAGCCGATCTCTTGATTGGTACATCGACTATCGATGTGGGTGTCGATTTCAAGATCAATTTTCTAATTTTTGAAGCGGCGGATGGTGGGAATTTTGTACAGCGATTAGGACGATTGGGAAGACATGAGGGATTCTCAGCATATCAAGCTTATGCGCTGTTACCACATTTCATTCTTTCACGGTTGTTTGAGTTAGAGTCTAAGCCTTTAACTGATGGTGAAACCTATGAACGTCCAACTTTTAATGATGCAATTCGTCAAGCCTATCCGTTTATCAATGAATTTACAGAATATCCAAAACGCTGGGGTGGGATTCAATCTGCTTTTGTTTTTTCTGAATTAAAAAGAATGTCACAAACTTATCCTGAAGCTGCTGATGGGTTTGGCAAAGACATCCAAAATGCTCTAGGAATTAAGCTTAAACAGCAATATGGGCATATTGGCGAACTAAAAAATGATGGCAGATCCAAAGTTATTGATGAGGCTCGGAGCTTTCGAGGTAGCAGTCAATTAGATTGTGCTATTTACGATCTAACCAATCCTAATGAGCCAGATTGCGATCGCTTTAAAACCTATAACTTACAGGGCATCCTGAGTAATTTTACTTTTGAATGGATGGAAGAGGATGAATTTATTCAAAGAGCAAAAATGGCAAATGCGATGAGAAGTAGATTTAAGGATGTGCTTTGTTATCTCAAATTAACTGGTTATCGAGATGTGCGTGAAGATTGGAAATTTTATATAAATGAAGATATAGGCGATATCGCAAGATTAGCAAAAGTTCAAGTTTTGAAAGGATTGGAAATTTTACATCCAGAGGTAGACGGGATCAATCAAATTTGCCGATCGCTGAGAGGTCGAGGCTTAGTTTGCTATATCTCTGATTATGATCGCGCTACACTACGGGCAAAGCTAGGCTTACCAATTCATTTTCAGGCTTATGGTTTAGCAGACAAGTATAGTTTTAGCGATCGAGGCTCACCACCTTACACGATTGCATTTGGCAAATCTTCACTTATTTTAGAA